In Candidatus Poribacteria bacterium, a single genomic region encodes these proteins:
- a CDS encoding cation-transporting P-type ATPase produces MSNFHAENIASILNKFDSNMEQGLSAEAFQRAQARHGKNEMSPEEDAFPLAAFLKSLLTWRIIVLGVATVILSVSLTNGPSSVTLQAVSVVGAVLVIHAVSAYMMEYRIRSRDTTRNRFMVHSIKVIRQGKLDEYAPEDIVPGDLLPFSAGDYVPADARIIESEGLMIDESGLFGTEEPVSKVAVDIQDSALPPQKQKNMAFGGTYVVAGHGLAIVVQTGRQLEIWKQRPDARPTLVANILAESETRGLYTTIKVIGMVVGGVAVTIAWWFEYQNRATNWQSLIHLGMLFAVASAPQDVIQVLRLFFSKHAHRLLEKGVVLRNARSLEKLSRITTFFANENGLSTTRALTISNLFVDEQLVDGKTWDAWLNSLKELTPAERQGAIEAMAPGGKIPQGAPHLVFTAGLGTSDGRDTDSADLLNTSTTSEVSMASEMRLSPQIAIQKDVEKLGYQLESLRTRLPLVNTYPLTRNYPYQMQVFESAPEDYLNIIFGDARTVLDTCGYVLIHGEAAPLSDDRYEMYHEIIDYLMNTKSQVYGVAFHSSDVILKPQEMEYNPIFLGFISFSANNDERTKAILKSSLDTGLKIIFITESEEQETVDLAKDLGLIHNRKAVVSREELESVSREQLDSEIEKWIAYSQPTWYQRRNIVLSLKRQGHAIGFLGQSREDLRAMTVADITLASRVDASHVVQAAADGLINKGGFQAVRDVLLHAREAYHNAASFLRWNFSCTLSLLLTLTFGTVLHYLYKMPMPLTLTQIIWTQFLMTLLPSLVIGTERIFADEKHHRPTSSSRSRFLSKTTGVDIVCRAVTISLMTIIPFFFILWRSPTLSDTFGVSTLMRDVLSIGDKGDPNTLDIAIARTAACTTLIFTQLATCWQALRYPWESLVQRVFANTRLIIISFVIIALHLATLYVEPVAQFLGMAPLKWEWQWTLLFSLTLLLLPLNLAVGSRPDDF; encoded by the coding sequence ATGTCAAATTTTCATGCGGAAAACATCGCATCAATACTGAATAAATTCGACTCCAATATGGAGCAGGGATTGAGTGCCGAAGCCTTTCAGAGGGCGCAGGCACGGCACGGTAAAAATGAGATGTCCCCAGAGGAAGACGCGTTTCCTCTGGCAGCATTTCTTAAATCGTTGCTCACCTGGCGTATCATTGTTTTGGGAGTCGCCACAGTCATCTTAAGTGTTTCCTTAACCAACGGTCCGAGCAGTGTTACGCTTCAGGCAGTCAGCGTTGTTGGAGCAGTTCTGGTTATTCATGCCGTGTCCGCATACATGATGGAATATCGCATTCGCAGCCGTGATACCACCCGTAATAGGTTTATGGTGCATAGTATCAAGGTTATTCGGCAGGGGAAATTAGATGAGTACGCGCCAGAGGACATCGTGCCTGGGGATCTACTCCCTTTCAGCGCAGGGGATTATGTGCCTGCTGATGCCAGGATCATTGAATCAGAAGGTCTTATGATTGATGAGTCAGGACTCTTTGGAACCGAGGAACCCGTGTCAAAGGTAGCGGTGGATATACAAGATAGTGCTTTACCGCCTCAAAAACAAAAAAATATGGCATTCGGCGGGACATACGTTGTAGCAGGGCATGGGCTTGCGATCGTTGTGCAAACCGGGAGGCAATTGGAGATATGGAAACAACGTCCGGATGCACGGCCAACGCTCGTCGCGAATATCCTCGCAGAAAGTGAAACAAGAGGTTTATATACCACGATAAAAGTTATCGGTATGGTGGTCGGAGGCGTGGCTGTCACAATCGCGTGGTGGTTTGAATATCAGAATCGTGCTACCAATTGGCAGTCTCTAATCCATTTAGGGATGCTATTTGCTGTCGCATCTGCCCCCCAAGACGTGATTCAAGTGCTCCGTTTATTTTTTTCTAAACACGCCCACAGATTGTTGGAAAAAGGGGTTGTGCTACGGAATGCACGTAGCCTTGAAAAACTAAGTCGCATTACCACTTTTTTTGCGAATGAAAATGGGCTTTCCACCACACGCGCCCTAACAATTTCAAATCTTTTCGTTGATGAGCAATTAGTAGATGGCAAAACATGGGACGCTTGGTTAAATTCTCTCAAGGAGCTTACCCCTGCAGAGCGACAGGGCGCTATTGAGGCAATGGCACCCGGCGGAAAAATCCCACAGGGGGCTCCACACTTAGTGTTCACAGCGGGACTTGGTACTTCCGATGGACGGGATACAGACAGTGCTGACCTCCTAAATACGTCAACAACTTCAGAGGTTTCCATGGCTTCCGAGATGCGACTGTCGCCCCAAATCGCCATCCAGAAGGATGTGGAGAAACTCGGCTACCAACTGGAAAGTCTGAGGACTCGATTGCCGTTGGTGAATACGTATCCCTTGACGCGTAACTATCCGTATCAAATGCAAGTCTTCGAATCAGCACCGGAGGATTATCTTAATATCATCTTTGGAGATGCTCGAACAGTGCTTGACACTTGCGGGTATGTACTCATTCATGGCGAAGCAGCACCCTTATCCGACGATAGGTATGAGATGTACCATGAAATCATAGACTATCTAATGAATACGAAATCGCAAGTCTATGGCGTAGCCTTTCATTCCTCTGATGTTATTCTGAAACCGCAGGAAATGGAATACAATCCTATCTTTTTAGGATTTATCAGTTTTTCTGCCAACAATGATGAACGAACGAAGGCAATCCTGAAGTCCAGTCTTGATACTGGACTTAAAATTATTTTCATCACTGAAAGTGAGGAACAAGAAACGGTCGATCTCGCGAAGGATCTTGGGCTTATCCACAACCGAAAAGCAGTGGTGTCAAGAGAGGAACTTGAAAGCGTCTCGCGCGAACAACTCGATAGTGAAATAGAAAAGTGGATTGCTTATTCGCAACCAACGTGGTATCAGCGTCGAAATATCGTCCTTAGTTTAAAACGTCAAGGACATGCAATAGGATTTTTGGGACAAAGCAGGGAAGACCTCCGAGCTATGACCGTTGCGGATATTACACTCGCAAGTAGAGTCGATGCGTCACATGTTGTGCAAGCCGCAGCCGATGGACTCATTAACAAGGGCGGTTTCCAAGCTGTCCGAGATGTGCTGCTGCATGCTCGCGAGGCTTACCATAACGCTGCCAGTTTTCTGCGATGGAACTTTTCTTGTACACTCTCCCTACTTCTCACACTGACTTTTGGAACGGTTCTACACTATCTCTATAAGATGCCTATGCCATTGACGCTAACACAGATAATTTGGACGCAATTTCTCATGACCCTATTACCATCATTGGTTATAGGTACAGAACGGATATTTGCTGATGAAAAACATCACCGTCCAACATCGTCTTCGAGATCGCGCTTCCTTTCAAAAACGACAGGTGTAGACATCGTTTGCCGCGCTGTGACTATTAGTCTGATGACAATTATCCCCTTCTTCTTTATCCTATGGCGTTCACCTACATTGTCCGATACATTTGGTGTTTCAACGTTAATGAGAGATGTCCTTTCCATTGGAGATAAGGGAGATCCAAATACTTTGGATATTGCGATCGCGCGAACAGCCGCGTGTACCACCCTTATTTTCACGCAGCTCGCTACATGTTGGCAAGCTTTACGGTATCCATGGGAATCGCTGGTTCAAAGGGTGTTCGCTAACACCCGGCTCATCATTATTTCATTTGTTATTATAGCACTCCATTTGGCGACGCTCTATGTTGAACCTGTGGCGCAATTTTTAGGAATGGCACCCCTCAAATGGGAATGGCAATGGACACTCCTGTTTAGTCTAACATTGCTGCTATTGCCGCTGAATTTGGCTGTAGGTTCGCGACCTGACGATTTTTAA
- a CDS encoding homoserine kinase, which translates to MPPTFNRKVTARIPASTTNLGPGFDVLGLALQLYSTVTLETSETGTEVIVSGVDADKIPSTPAHVAFQAVELVFQRSGAKRPKGFRLQIQNGIPAIRGLGGSGTAILGGLLTANALCGTPFADKELLNFATELEGHPDNVAASLYGGLVVSAQEDAQVHTVRLECPPLLSIVLAIPNFPLSTEQARGVLPTSVGFADAIYNTSRSTLLIASIATRQFEMLRVAMKDRLHQPYRTSLIPGFDDVAEAATTAGALSVALSGAGPTIAAYCLDHAEQVAEKMQAAFKKHQIASDIKILKPDAHGASVF; encoded by the coding sequence ATGCCTCCTACTTTTAACCGAAAAGTTACCGCGCGGATTCCGGCAAGCACAACGAATCTGGGACCCGGATTCGATGTGTTAGGGCTTGCTCTCCAACTCTATAGTACAGTTACGTTGGAAACGTCTGAAACCGGCACGGAAGTGATTGTAAGCGGCGTAGATGCCGATAAAATACCCAGTACGCCAGCGCATGTCGCATTTCAAGCGGTAGAACTCGTTTTCCAACGAAGCGGAGCGAAACGTCCCAAGGGTTTCAGATTGCAGATACAAAATGGGATACCTGCGATTCGGGGTCTCGGCGGCAGTGGAACAGCCATTCTTGGTGGATTGCTTACTGCAAACGCGCTCTGCGGGACTCCATTTGCTGACAAAGAACTTCTCAACTTTGCGACAGAACTCGAAGGGCATCCGGATAACGTCGCTGCCTCTCTGTATGGTGGACTCGTCGTTTCGGCACAGGAGGATGCTCAGGTTCATACCGTTCGATTAGAATGTCCGCCCCTCCTTTCGATTGTATTGGCAATCCCTAATTTCCCACTGTCAACAGAACAAGCACGCGGGGTGTTACCGACATCTGTCGGTTTTGCAGATGCAATCTATAATACAAGCCGGAGTACACTCCTAATCGCCAGCATTGCCACGAGACAATTTGAAATGTTGCGCGTCGCAATGAAGGATAGGTTGCATCAACCTTACCGGACTTCGCTGATTCCAGGATTTGATGATGTGGCAGAAGCCGCTACCACCGCTGGAGCACTTAGCGTTGCATTGAGCGGAGCAGGACCAACTATCGCAGCCTATTGTTTGGATCACGCGGAACAGGTTGCTGAGAAGATGCAAGCTGCCTTTAAAAAGCACCAAATTGCGTCTGATATTAAAATTTTAAAGCCGGATGCTCATGGAGCAAGCGTTTTTTAG